ATCGACTTTGTCGGCTTTGATAATTTTGTTACCATTTTTACCAATGATGATAAATTCCGTGATGCCTTCTGGTTCACAACCCGGTTTACGGTGCTTGGCGTCATCCTTACGAATCTGCTCGGATTTTTACTGGCGTACTTCCTGACCAAGCCGCTTAAAACACGGAACGTGCTCCGAACGATTTTCTTCATGCCTAACGTCATCGGCGGCCTGCTGCTCGGTTTTATCTGGCAGTTTATTTTTGTCAAAGGGTTTGCGGCGATCGGTAATGCCACCAACCTCGGATTCTTCAATCTGCCGTGGCTCGGTACGAAGGGAACTGCCTTTTGGGCAATTGTAATCGTTTTCGTATGGCAGACGGCCGGTTACCTGATGGTCATCTACATTTCCTCGCTCAACAACGTGCCGAAGGATATTCTTGAGGCAGCCGAAATCGACGGCGCGAGCAGAGGGCAGGTACTGCGGTCCATCATTATTCCGCTCGTTATGCCAGCGGTTACGGTATGTTTGTTCCTGGCGATTTCCTGGTCCTTCAAAATGTTCGACTTGAACCTATCCTTAACTAAAGGCGGACCGTTCGGCTCCACGGAGTCGGTGGCCATGAATATTTACAACGAGGCTTATACGAATAACCGTCTCGGGCTCGGAACGGCGAAGGCGGTCATCTTCTTCATCGTGGTTGCCATCATAACAAGTCTGCAAGTTCGATTCACGAAGAGCAAGGAGGTTGAAGCGTAATGGAGACCACGAGAAAATACCGGCTGAACACCATGGCCACGGAGATCATCATGATTATCGTAGCCTTGCTCTTCCTGGTCCCGTTCTACTTCCTGTTCGTGAACTCTGTCAAAACCTTCGGTGATCTGTTGACGGACTCGGCAGGACTCCCGACCACTCTTGAATGGAGCAACTATTCACGGGCGTGGGATATCACCAATTTCCCGCAGGCGTTCTGGAACTCGCTGGTCGTTACGGTAGCCAGCAATCTGCTGCTGGCGATGTTAAGTGCGATGACCGCGTATCAGATGGTTCGCCGGAACACGCGCTTTAACCGGATCATGTTTGCACTGTTTGTGGCGGCGATGGTCATTCCGTTTCAATCGATCATGATTCCGCTCGTGAAAGTGACGGCAACGCTGGGCATTAACAACAGTTTGTACGGGCTCATTATCTGTTACCTGGGCTTCGGAGTTCCGCTAAGCGTATTTCTGTTCCATGGCTTCGTGAAATCGATCCCGATGGAGATCGAAGAAGCCGCAACCGTGGATGGATCCAGCGGATACGGCGTATTCTTCCGGGTGGTATTCCCGCTGATGAAGCCGATGTTCGTTACGGTTATCATCCTGAACACCCTATGGATATGGAATGACTACCTGCTGCCATCCTTGATCCTGCAGTCCGCAGATCTTCGGACCATTCCGATTGCTACCTTCGCCTTTTTTGGGCAATATACCAAGCAGTGGGATTTGGCTCTGCCGGCGCTGGTGCTGGGGATCATGCCGGTCATTATTTTCTTCCTGGCCATGCAGAAATACATCATTGAGGGCATTACGCAAGGAGCGGTGAAGGGATAGCTGTCAATCGGTCAATTCCTTCCCCCTCACAGATCAATATAATCCCTGATTTAACGAAAAAAGGTTGATTATACTGGAAAAGTAAACGCTATCAACAAATGCAGTACACGATCCTTATAGAAGAAAAAAAGGGAGGATTCACAATGAAGAAATACGGTAAGCTGCTCCTGGTCATGGTTCTGGCTTTCTCTACGCTGCTTGCAGCCTGCGGCGGCAAGAATGAGGACAATCAAGGCGCTGATGGTGGTGCCGAGGGCGGAACGAAAACGATTAAGATTTTTCAATTTAAAGTCGAAATCGCCGAGGCTCTGAATAAACTGAAAGCCGAATACGAAAAAGAGCATCCCGGCATTAAGCTGGACATTCAAACGGTTGGCGGCGGTTCGGATTATGGCGCGGCGCTGAAAGCGAAGTTCGCTTCCGGCGACGAGCCGGACATTTTCAACGTTGGCGGATACCGCGATCTTGAAACGTGGTTCGAGAATGTTGAGGATCTCTCAGACCAGCCATGGGTGAAGGATGTTGTTGACGTTGCCAAAGAGCCTATGACCAAAGACGGTAAACTGTACGGACAACCGATGACGATCGAGGGTTATGGATTTATTTACAATAAAGATTTGTTTGAAAAAGCGGGAATCACCGAGCTTCCTAAGACGCTCACAGAGCTTGAGGAAGCAGCCAAAAAACTGCAAGCAGCCGGTATTACGCCATTCGTGAACGGTTACCAAGAGACCTGGATTTTGGCCAACCATTTGCTGAACATTCCGTTCGCCCATCAGGAAGATCCGAATGCATTCGTTAAAGGAATGAATGAAGGCACGGAGAAGCTGGTTGGCAACGCGAAATTCGACGAATGGATGAGACTGTTCGACCTCACCGTCCAATACGGCCAGAAGAACCCGCTGACGACGGATTACAACACGGAAATCACGACCTTTGCCAGCGGTGAAGCGGCTATGACCCAGAACGGGAACTGGACGCAAGTACAGATCGACGGCATCAATCCGGATCTGAACATCGGCCTTCTGCCGATGCCGATCAATGACAATGCCGAAGAGAATGACAAACTTCCGATCGGCGTGCCAAACAACTGGGTCGTGAACAACAAATCGCAGGTGAAGGATGAAGCGAAGGAATTCCTGAACTGGCTCGTCACTTCGGAGACCGGTAAACGTTACATTACGGAAGAGTTCAAGTTCATCCCTGCACTGACCAGCATCGAAGCAAACAGCGAGACGCTTGGCGATCTGGGGAACGATGTCATGAAATACAGCAAAGAGAACAAAGCGCTCAGCTGGGAGTTCAACAAATTCCCTGACGGCGGCATGAATGAATTCGGCAGCCAGATGCAAGGTTATGTGGCAGGCAATGTGGACAAGAACCAATTGTTCGAAGGCATTCAGAAATCATGGGAAAGCTTGAAAGCGAAGTAACCACGAGGGTGGCGCTTATAGCGCTATGCCATCGAAATGATCCATTGACGTAATTGGGGCTGTCCCTAAGGGAATATCGAGTCATCAAAACAGTTTATGCATTATAAAAGGTCGGAGACAGACTCATTTCGAGCGCTGTGCTTCGACCTTTTTATTTATTGGTAATAGCTTTGTGGCACTGTCTTTATCGTTGATAAGCATGCCCTGTGGCTAAGGGGAAGAAGCAGTGCAGGATTCTCACTAATAGTGCGTGTTCAAAAAGGTCGATTTTCAGCACCGAGAAGGTTGGATGAAGCTAGGGAGTGAGGAGCGGAGCGTACGTTTTGGGTACGTGAGCACCGGAAGGCCCGGCTGAATTCAAGATTCGATGCCGAGCTGCTTCCTGATTCGCTTCGTGATCAAAAGCGGACTTTTTGAACAACCTCTAATAATGATTTCGGATCAGCAAATAAATAATGAGACCAACAACAGGGAAGAACAACAAGCCGAGCACAACCAGAATCGCAAATTCAGGGCTGCGGCCTTTTCGCCGGGCGTCATTATAACCCCATACGCAGACGGCAATGTGAAGAAGGAAGAAGAATAATCCCAGTAATAATGTCAAAATCCCGATAATACCAACGCCAACAAAACTCATAATGAAATAGCCTCCCGAACTCTAATTGTATGATCTACATACGGTCGATCGGCATTAGGGTCGCATAAAAACGAAAAAATTTGGGGTTTTCCTGCTGGCGGTAACCGGAGATTGCATAAGATTACGGATATTTTATTAACCTATATAGGAGAAATCTGCAATACATAGATCACTACGAAATAGTAAATACATGGTATGATAAAGGTTGACGTTATTTTGGCGTGAGAACGATTTCGCATCGTTTTGAAATGTTGAAGCTATCGTATAAGATAGTAATAATATCTATAAAGCAGGAAAAGACGGGAGACAACGATGAATCAACCGCTCTATGGCGTATGGTTAGGTGATGTATTCTTTTGTTTTTCCGGTGAGGTTTCGGAACCGAGAGTGGATGCTTGGAGCCGCGTGGTCCGTACCTTTCGCAGACCGGATGGAATCCGTCCCTTCGCTAACGCTTCCCTCCGGCTTGCCGAGCTCCGATATCCGGCCAAAGTTCTCGGATCGAAAAGCGCACGGCGTCCGGAACGGAAGACACTTGGCGGACGGACGATGGAAGGGCTTGCTCTGACACCGGGAGACGCATTTCAATTGCTGATCTCGCTGGATCCTGAGTATTACCAGACTCAGGGCCTAAGCGTTGGTGAAGAAATGGAATATTGGGTACAAGCGAGCAGATTCGCATTGGAGCTGCTCCTGCAAGGGAAGTTTGCACCAGGGACGGCCGAGGTGCCTTCCGTAGGCAGGCGTCGGACAACGATGCAAAATATAAAGGCGGTATGGAAGCCGCAGCTGTCTGCCGAGGATGGCGCGCGCTTTCTACAGCTGGCAGCGAGTATCCCGCCCATTGCGATTGGGACGCCGGCAGCTCTTGCCGGATTCGATCCTTCTACTCGTGAGGAAGCAGGGGCTATTGTGCTGTATTCTTTTCTGTGCGGCGTGATCGACAGCCAAGTCCGGGCGGCTGTCCGCGAATCGGAGGATAAGCTGCGGACCTATCTGGCGAACTACCGGCGGGGACAATCTCCGCTGGCCGAGCTGTGGTGGAACAGCCTGTTGACCGTCAGTCGGGACATTCCCATTCAAGGGACGGCGGAGGAAGTGAGCGAGCTGGAGGAAGCCGTTGAACGTGTTGGAGGGACGGCGTTTCCTTATGACAGCGGGGAGGATCAGCCTCCCGAGAACGGGACCATTGGACTTGGGCTGCGGCTTGAGCCGCCCCTGGATGAGAGCCGGAAGGACTGGAAGGTGTCCTTCTGGGCACGCAGTCAGGAGGATGAAGGCTTATCGATGCCCGTCCGCAGCATCTGGGGAAATCCGGAATCCGATCAGCTGATCCGCGGACGGATGTATTCTAGGGTTCAGCTGCAGCTGTTGATGAAGCTGGGAGAAGCGGCAGAGCTGGCACCGGAGCTGGCCGCTGGCTTGTACGGACGTGCTCCCGAGAGCGTGTCCCTGTCGCTTGACCGCTTGTCCACATTTATGAAGGAATCGGTTCCGAAATTAACGGCAAGCGGAGTCACGGTTCAAATGCCTTCACGATGGAGCAGGGAAGGGCGCCGCCGCGTCGGCTTATCCCTCAAAATGATGCCGGATGCAAGACCATCCGGCGAAGCGCATCCTCTGCCGGTGCTCGGCATGGAGCATCTGGTCAGATTTCAAATCTCCGCAGCGATGGGAGGCCAATCCC
This Paenibacillus sp. JZ16 DNA region includes the following protein-coding sequences:
- a CDS encoding carbohydrate ABC transporter permease: METTRKYRLNTMATEIIMIIVALLFLVPFYFLFVNSVKTFGDLLTDSAGLPTTLEWSNYSRAWDITNFPQAFWNSLVVTVASNLLLAMLSAMTAYQMVRRNTRFNRIMFALFVAAMVIPFQSIMIPLVKVTATLGINNSLYGLIICYLGFGVPLSVFLFHGFVKSIPMEIEEAATVDGSSGYGVFFRVVFPLMKPMFVTVIILNTLWIWNDYLLPSLILQSADLRTIPIATFAFFGQYTKQWDLALPALVLGIMPVIIFFLAMQKYIIEGITQGAVKG
- a CDS encoding carbohydrate ABC transporter permease; its protein translation is MNRKKSSALLQQFLFVGPSTIFFILIMIIPFLLGLYYSFTNWNGVSSKIDFVGFDNFVTIFTNDDKFRDAFWFTTRFTVLGVILTNLLGFLLAYFLTKPLKTRNVLRTIFFMPNVIGGLLLGFIWQFIFVKGFAAIGNATNLGFFNLPWLGTKGTAFWAIVIVFVWQTAGYLMVIYISSLNNVPKDILEAAEIDGASRGQVLRSIIIPLVMPAVTVCLFLAISWSFKMFDLNLSLTKGGPFGSTESVAMNIYNEAYTNNRLGLGTAKAVIFFIVVAIITSLQVRFTKSKEVEA
- a CDS encoding PLDc N-terminal domain-containing protein — its product is MSFVGVGIIGILTLLLGLFFFLLHIAVCVWGYNDARRKGRSPEFAILVVLGLLFFPVVGLIIYLLIRNHY
- a CDS encoding ABC transporter substrate-binding protein — protein: MKKYGKLLLVMVLAFSTLLAACGGKNEDNQGADGGAEGGTKTIKIFQFKVEIAEALNKLKAEYEKEHPGIKLDIQTVGGGSDYGAALKAKFASGDEPDIFNVGGYRDLETWFENVEDLSDQPWVKDVVDVAKEPMTKDGKLYGQPMTIEGYGFIYNKDLFEKAGITELPKTLTELEEAAKKLQAAGITPFVNGYQETWILANHLLNIPFAHQEDPNAFVKGMNEGTEKLVGNAKFDEWMRLFDLTVQYGQKNPLTTDYNTEITTFASGEAAMTQNGNWTQVQIDGINPDLNIGLLPMPINDNAEENDKLPIGVPNNWVVNNKSQVKDEAKEFLNWLVTSETGKRYITEEFKFIPALTSIEANSETLGDLGNDVMKYSKENKALSWEFNKFPDGGMNEFGSQMQGYVAGNVDKNQLFEGIQKSWESLKAK